ACGACTGACTAGTCATCTGTAAGCTTTTTaacttaataataatcaattcaACAAATCATTGAAGACGTATTTCAAGCACGAGATCATGAACGTTAAGCACCTGTCCTGCTTTGACGTTCTCACAGACAAACGTGTCATAGGACATGGCAAACTCGGGGGCGTTGTCGTTGACATCTAACACCTTGATGAAAACAGGCACTCGAGTTGTCTGCCGCGGAttatctgaaataaataaatagttagGGTTAAGCATGGAACAGGCGAAACAAAACTGTGTAAGAGATTTGAAACGTCAATTACTTATTTCAGTGGCCACCACAGAGATGTTGTGCCATTTGGACATTTCTCTATCCAGCGCTTTCAGTGTTGTGATGGTGCCATTCACAGAGTCGATGTTGAACAACCTCTCCAGATCTGTGTGTCGATCAATGGAGTATCTGaaagaacaacacaaaataatacaattttatgCCAACATGTGTAACTTCATAACAACTGTAAACACAGCTCATTGTGTTTTATCCGTCACTGTCTGGGATGTTTGCATACATGTAATGTTGCTCGTGCAATCAAATCCAGTTTTGATCCCTTCTGCTCGCAAAGATTTCTGTCTTCACACAGCTAAGTACGTCAAAAAAAGTGTTCCACACAGTAATTCACTGGTTTCCAAAGCAAATATTCAATTCTCTGTGTTGTCAAAACATTGCTCATCTCCTCTACTGCCTGCTCATTTGTCATAGTCAACTTTCATATTCTAATGAAATTTGAATATGCAACACAATACGCCTTGTGGCATGGGCCCGAGACTGGCGTATCTCCGTGTCAGAGACAGGCAGGCGCCATATGTGCGGAATGGCGGCACTGAGCTGTGTGAGTCGATACAGCAAATTAAGCCctttcactttgactttgtgCCGTGCCACAGAGGGCTTACATAATTCTGGGAAATAAACACTGTCGGTATTCACTTCACAGGGCCGCCGCCATCTTCCACTGGGAAATcaccggggaggggggggacccATGAATAATatccttttcttccccctccatACTGACACATGGCTCGGCTGATGGATTAGATTTAGCCAAGTGGGCACATTTTCATcctcactcaaaaaaaaaacaactaatgagAGGAGACTTTGTATTTCCATCACGTGACGCTTGTTTTCTTATTGATTTTTATACTGCTTTAATTAAAGCTGGAACAATGAGTGTTTGAAACAATCAAATTACTACAATCAAGTGTTACTCTCACTTGGTTGGTGAGGAAATCTTTGCTTAACAGGTCATTGATTAATTTCCAAGTTTGCCAAGTTTCGAGCACTCAATTCTCCAGGAGAATGAATTTGTTGTGAAAGGGTACAAAGGGGATTTGGCATTTGGCTCTAACAGCCTGGCACTGTTTAGGGCCTAAACACTTCTCGCTGTCTCTTGTAGCTCACTTGACTGGCTTGTTGTCAGCATCGGGGTCCCTGGCCGACACCACGCCGACGAAGCTGCCAGCAGCCGTGTCCTCGTGCACCTCGATGATGTAAGGGTTCCTGGTGAAGACGGGGGGCTCATCCACATCCTCCACGGTTACCTTGACTGTGGCGTAGTCTTTGAACTGCAAACCGTGGATGAACCTTGCGTCTAAGTAGGTGTTTTTCACCTCCACCCTGAACTCGTAGTCCCTCTTACTTTCATAATCCAGCGCCTGGAAATGAAAGAGCATCAGAAGTCAAGCTGAAGATTTCGTTCCATGAAAAAACAGATGCCCTCCAGGATTTTGATTGGGCATGTACTGCACTTGATTTGTCTGCTTTATCTTTTTCATACTTAGAAGTCTTAGTTACAAACCCGTTTGAGGAGTACTGATCTTGAAGGTCCAAAGGAAAACTACAAAGAGGTTCCAGCCAAAGACTCTTTtttacacattacattacacaggCTTAGGGTATCTGATCCAGTTCAAAAAtacattctgtcttttttcgTACATGAGTATATGTTATCAGGGGCTGTTTCGAATCTGAATCTGCACTATTCTGTCTTTCCACTGAAGTGAAGCATACACAtgttgaaaacaacacaaaatgagaaCTCAACTTTAAATTAATGTAAAGCAGTAAAACTTGGAACAGTTTAGAGAAGTTCCTAAATTAGAATCCCTCAACCTTTCAGGAGTTTCATTTACAATCATGTGCTAGAAGTTGAAAGTCACAAACAAATCTTCCAGCTACAAACTTCAAGTCGTAGCTACATGATGAAAAAGCATGATAAACCATGAAACAGTTAACGTGCATGAACAATATTATTGGAAGTTTAGAGTTTACCCTTTTGATAATGATAACTCCCTCCTGCGTGGTTTGGTCAGTGATGATGTTGAATATGTCGTGACCCCCGACAATGCTGTACTCCATCTCAGCGTTGCGCCCAACATCCGGATCATCTGCCTTGATGCGGCCGATGGCGCCTCCGATGTCTGTCGACTCCGCAGCGGTCACACGAAAGGAATCTACACACGACAGTGAGTGAAACCGGATTTTGTCGCCGTCAGTTATGAGCGTGTGTAAGAGACTTGTGACAAACGTTCAATCATGTTTAAAAGCCGTATTAGGAATCGATGCGCAATATGGAGGGAAATGGCCTCCTACGGTTAGCGAAGCGCGGCGGGCTGTCGTTCACGTCGGAGAGAGTGATGCTGACAGTCGTGGTCCCTGAAAGTCCGCCCATCTGTCCGGCCATGTCTTTAGCCTGGATCACGACCTGATAGTGTTCCTTGACTTCTCGGTCCATGCCAGGCAGGGCTGTTTTGATGgtgcctgaagaaaaaaaaacatattttcaacaCGGTAAAGGAAAACTATATACTGGGAAATTCATTTGCTGTCTTTATGACATTTTGATAAGCCATGTAACAATTTAATCTCTGGTTGCAACGGGTTCTTCAACAAAATTTTTGTTTTGCCAAGTATGTTTTAAGGTAAAGCTACCTGGATTATTATCCCTTGTTATGGTTTCAGAAGCGCTATATTAATGAAGGCTAGCACATGCATGTCGTGGGAAGAAGTCGGTGGGGATGCTGGACACGCAAATTGCTGGATATCCAGTAGGTTGAGTAGCACCAGGGGTGCAGATCCTTATCTAGCCGGTTCAATTCTCCCAAGCCAGAGCAGTGCAGGAGATCTGTTTATGGACCCGTATAACATTACAAACTGCATCCAACAATTCCCGCTGTGTTTGACTTACCATTTTCAGAATCCACAGAGAAATAAGGCTGTCCCTGCAGGATGCTATATACGAGCTTGGCACTGTTCCCGTACGTTTGATCATCGGCATCAGTTGCCGTAACGGTGACGACAGATGTACCTGCAGACGAGAACATGGAAAGTCAATTTTAGAGCCAAAGCAGTGGCACTGCACATATTGAGCCAAGCAACGATCAAGTGACTTCCCCTCCTTTCATACGGAAGAAATTTCCTGTAAACCCGGTGGCACTTTTCAGAAATGCGAAATATGCCGACAGCTTTAATACCAGCTTTTACTGGTAACCAGGGCTCTGAGGAGAATCACATTAGCTAGCAACAAAGAGGTAGTGATGTCTCGGTTATGAAACAATAACGAGCATGAGATTACTAGtcacttctttccttttttcatccTGATCTGGTGATCAGtgtgtcggtcggtcggtcggtttgCCTGTCTGCTCGTCATTTCAttcctggaaaaaaaccctcaaaaacCTTGTTGGATTTTTATTCCTGAAACTCCACAATTATGTTAATCAGGTAGTGAAGCGCTGCCGTTTGATATTTCGGGTTTGCCGGGGGCATGTGTCATCTCCCGATGACTCAAGAAACAACAAGgtagctgctgcagctgtctAACCTGTGAAACTAAAGTGATAGGCTCGCAGTCTCACACTGTGTCTCCTCTTGCACCTCAGTAGAAATTACTGCTTTGATTAACCACAGTCTCCTAGTCGTcaggttttaaatttttttttttttatgtcagtcaGAATGAAACGATCTGCATTGTCAAGACTTCAAGAGAAGATTTCATGCTCCTCAAGCAATTGTATCACCTCGGCCCAGTTGTTAAGAAGTCATCTGAATAGATTTTTGAAATGCTGGCACTACAGCAACCCAAAGCCAGAATCCAGGTCCACCTCCTACAAATCAAGCTTCAAACTTTTGGTGTCTCCACAAAGGAGGAGAGATTCTGaatgttctttatttttcagctAATTTGAAATTTGGATTTGAAACGCGGGGTGAAAACATCCATAGTGTATTTGTTGAGGTTGTTTACAagacatttaaatggaaattggtgtttgtattgttttctgtgtcttcAAATGAAAAACCCACTTGTTTTTCTACCCGTTGCTGTTAACATACCTAGTAGTCCCAATTGAAAGCACTGGTAATCTGGATTTGGTAATCTTGAGAAGTCTGTGTCTGGATCAGGGTGATCCAATccaatgttgctttgaaaaGTCAGGACAAGAGTAATCTGGATTATGTTGTCCGACGCAGAATTGtggaaacatttaataaatacTAACAAGCTACTACTAATGAACTTCCTATGGTTCAGGATGCTAAGATGTACATTTTGCGCTCATGCGCTTTTATCAATACCACATGGATcctaatgtgtatatatatgttacaCGTTGTGCAATTCATGCCAAGAGAATACAGCTTCCATAATTAAGGTAAAGGTGGTTGAGTCTGTGTTTAGTTTAGTGCTTAATAAGTTAATGAATAAACGTTTAAGCTCAGTTTCCCTCTCAGAGATGCAGTCGTCGAAGTCACTTCCATATGTCCCGCATAATCAACCCGGGCGTTTGTGATAATGCCACACATTGCAAACACCGTCCTTGGCATTCAGGGGACCTCTGCCGTGTCCTGTTTGGGTCCGGCCGTCTCTCTGCATACCAATGAACCCTTGAACATCTGTCCCACTTAGTCCCTGCACTGGCAGCATAAAAGGGAGCCGCTGATTCTTCATGGCTGGCTGGCTTGATTAAGCAGTGTGTTCAGTCAGAACATATAAGGCGGTTTATTAGTGCGCAGATGAGCGGTGGTGACCCTGACCCACCTTTTGTCCGTATCCGTGCAGCTGAGAAATCTTAAGAGCGGTGCATTATGAATTCCAAACGGGACACTGTTGTTTGTCATATAGACAATTGGCTTTTGATTTACTCTTGATTGCTCCGGTGTATTAATTTGTGCTTGCATAATTGAGGATTGATTTCAAGTTGCGAGCATTATATCCATGAGCTTTGTTTATATTCATGCCGACTGGTTCATTTATATAACGTGAATGGATGGAGGTGGAGTGCAATGAAGCAAATCCTTAATTGGAAAGACTGTGACAATCTAAACTTTCAATTTTTTCTACTGCCTATTAAAATGGCAAATGGCATTACTTGTCATGAATGCCCAATGAGCCTCACTAAACAAATAACAATCatccaaaaaaataagaaaagcaaaTGACTTTGAAGAACTGAATACAGTCTCACATTAGGCCAGTCTAGACTTATGAATAACACTCCTCTGGGTTTTTGAAAAGTGTCCTTTGCGGAATTCAGCGAAAGGTGACATCAACATTACAATTACATAAAAAtccttgaaataaataaatgaggacTAATGGTTTTCCTCATGAATCAATGTGCCGAATATTTTTTTTCGCGGTTCATTGTTGAATCCTTGAATCtaagaaaatgtaatcatttccaGAGCACTAGGTGaatacaaaatgcatttttggtCCAATTAACAGTTGATATAAAATCAAAGAGAGGCAGCAAATCCTCATATTTAtcaaccagaaaatatttggcAATTTTTTCTACTGTGGAATCTCTGAAATGATAACGACTGATGACAACTCACCAACTTCAGACATTTCGGGGACGCTGGCGAAGTAGATGTCCTTCTCGAACTTGGGCGCATTGTCGTTGATGTCGTGGATTTTGATGTTGAACTCGGTGTCCGCCTCCAGCTCGGCGTTGGTGTTCCTGTCCAGGACTTTGGCGTTGAGCGTGTACATCGCCTTCTCCTCCCTGTCCAACCTCTTGGTGGCGTGGATGTCCCCGGACTTCTCGTCGATCAGGAACAAGGTTCCCGCCCCCTCTCCGGTCAGGACGTACTTCACGTTGCCTTCGCCTTTGTCCATGTTGGAGTGCAGCTAAAAAAacaatgggagagagagatccGTTTTTGACCAAAGTCAAATTTGTAGAATAGTGGTGATGGATGAGGTATCGCTGGCTGTAACTGTCAGTCGCCTCgagtcaagtttatttgtaatttaaaacaaCCAGAGTTGACCAAATTGCTGTTTAAGAAAGCCACAGCTCTTTGGTCAGACGCATGGATCTTGTGTAACCATTGGCAACACTACGTAATTGCTCTAAGCTGAATTCTCCAGAAAGAGAACGGCTACTGAAAACAAGTTATCGAAAATATTTGACGTGGACCAACCGTTGCCCTTGAGAACCTCTGCACTCAATTACAAATCATGTCCTCTCTTGTTGCCGATGAGTGTGTTGCCGCTGTTGCAGTTGACCGCGGTGTGAAtagaattaaaatacatttccaggggtcttttctcttttggcaGATTTGTACAACTCCTTAATTTTGATTCTATACCCTGGTTGTCAATTGTTCTTcgtcttctttctcctcttcccctccagctgcatgaataaatgaacaatcAAAATTTGTGAAGTTATGACTCCCTGCTATCCGCGCTCATCTCTTAAATTGGCCAGTTGAGGATCTCGGATGTTTTGCGCGCCGTTCGAGTCAAATCTGCGAGTTCTGAAAACCTAATCAACTCGTCTTGCCTGGTCTTCTTATTTTCAGGTGTTCGGTCTTGTGTTGCTGTCCCTGATACTGAACGGACGAGTGTGACATACTCCCATTACTCCAGATCCAATCGGTCTCACgatttttcttccaaattgcACCGTTGAAGAACGATGAGAAAAACCCGACCTACAGCAACAACTGCTAAAATTAGTCACCTCTGACCTATCCATCACCTTGAAGCGGGCTCGGAGCGTCGGCGAGGAGTAATGGCGGACCGCTGTGACAGACACTTGATTCAAGCTCATTACTGTAGTGGATCTGTCAGCGGATATATTTAGAGCGCAATCTCATGggttcacttttttaaatgacaagtAGTTAGGGACACCGAATGTACGTCGGTAAcgtattaatattaatgtccGCACGCTGTGAGGAAACTaattatggttttttttcctgcag
This window of the Scophthalmus maximus strain ysfricsl-2021 chromosome 21, ASM2237912v1, whole genome shotgun sequence genome carries:
- the cdh10a gene encoding cadherin-10a — encoded protein: MLTNQVLLLLLMLSVLWPSSALPFAPGNIGKLFGMAESDGRILQRSKRGWMWNQFFLLEEYTGNDHQYVGKLHSNMDKGEGNVKYVLTGEGAGTLFLIDEKSGDIHATKRLDREEKAMYTLNAKVLDRNTNAELEADTEFNIKIHDINDNAPKFEKDIYFASVPEMSEVGTSVVTVTATDADDQTYGNSAKLVYSILQGQPYFSVDSENGTIKTALPGMDREVKEHYQVVIQAKDMAGQMGGLSGTTTVSITLSDVNDSPPRFANHSFRVTAAESTDIGGAIGRIKADDPDVGRNAEMEYSIVGGHDIFNIITDQTTQEGVIIIKRALDYESKRDYEFRVEVKNTYLDARFIHGLQFKDYATVKVTVEDVDEPPVFTRNPYIIEVHEDTAAGSFVGVVSARDPDADNKPVKYSIDRHTDLERLFNIDSVNGTITTLKALDREMSKWHNISVVATEINNPRQTTRVPVFIKVLDVNDNAPEFAMSYDTFVCENVKAGQLIQTISAVDTDEPLVGHKFVFSMSATNPNFTIDDRQDNTANILTRRGGFSRHEMSVYFLPVVISDNDYPIQSSTSTLIVRVCACDSRGNMQSCNSEVLPFSDGLTTGALVAILLCVIILLMIVVLFAALRRQRKKEPLIISKEDVRDNVVSYNDEGGGEEDTQAFDIGTLRNPEVMDANKLRRDIIPEMLFPFRRTSPIKDNADVRDFINGRLQENDADPTAPPYDSLATYAYEGSGSLAESLSSLESAATEGDQEFDYLGNWGPQFKKLAEMYIGKSPDRET